One window of the Anopheles cruzii chromosome 2, idAnoCruzAS_RS32_06, whole genome shotgun sequence genome contains the following:
- the LOC128269277 gene encoding rab11 family-interacting protein 4B-like isoform X1, which produces MNWQRLSDKLSPLKMMTTTKKVDYLSTTPTSATTPSSTSQPDSLDLDYDMWQGQFEFVGGPAPQPSAIGKQSRTSSLEDLRLNGYIPPDQPVLIDEETFLSLHPHDFPSSGPQSGFFLDEPGEGQPQLNNNPCIGTTAQSNILNIKLLNNKTNNLISSVIIEEKNAKNNLINSNLKLINDNPELGNKYILKASHNGSSKMNDLIKTDLCDNLNEQLEILQRQVTNLADTQSNVDDRTSRTKTEYAVLQARYHMLEEQLRETELRAEERLTQEQKRHRELLARVEREAKLQNENCQIRIRTMEVEITSVREEIQRLRSQSDKQAADLHATEEKLEKTRDSLMTAQQDLAEAKAEEKKHRADKQAAEELMVELGKECERLRTERGPALPTTSPESLRLEELHQEMDELRQKNKSLEESNEELQAMMLTRSIEEGRNLLNGPSNSLAQELEAMSQNQDSVDSSTLASLTQLQVAFQEKEDENRRLKHYIDTMLLNVVENYPQLLEVKAV; this is translated from the exons ATGAATTGGCAGCGACTTAGTGATAAACTTTCACCGCTCAAAATGATGACCACCACCAAGAAGGTCGACTACCTGTCGACCACTCCGACCTCGGCCACGACACCGTCgtccaccagccagccggacaGTCTCGATCTGGACTACGACATGTGGCAGGGCCAGTTCGAGTTCGTCGGCGGCCCGGCACCGCAGCCGTCGGCCATCGGCAAACAGTCACGCACCTCTAGTCTGGAAGATTTGCGCCTAAACGGGTACATCCCGCCCGATCAGCCGGTGCTGATCGACGAGGAAACGTTCCTCAGCCTGCACCCGCACGACTTCCCGTCGTCCGGGCCGCAGTCGGGCTTTTTCCTAGACGAACCCGGCGAAGGGCAACCGCAGCTCAACAACAACCCCTGCATCGGCACCACGGCGCAGAGCAACATACTCAACATCAAGCTgctcaacaacaaaacgaacaaCCTCATCAGCTCGGTCATTATCGAGGAAAAGAACGCCAAAAATAATCTGATCAACAGCAACCTGAAGCTGATCAACGACAACCCGGAGCTGGGCAACAAGTACATCCTGAAGGCCAGCCACAACGGGAGCAGCAAAATGAACGATCTAATCAAAACAGACCTATGTGATAATCTAAACGAGCAA CTCGAAATACTACAACGGCAAGTCACCAATCTGGCGGACACGCAGAGCAATGTCGACGATCGTACGAGTAGAACCAAAACGGAATATGCTGTCCTGCAGGCCCGCTATCACATGCTGGAGGAGCAGCTGAGAGAG ACTGAACTACGGGCCGAAGAACGGCTAACGCAGGAACAGAAGCGCCACCGGGAGCTGCTGGCGCGTGTCGAGCGGGAGGCCAAGCTGCAGAATGAGAACTGCCAGATCCGGATACGAACGATGGAGGTGGAGATCACCAGCGTGCGGGAAGAGATCCAGCGATTGCGCTCCCAAAGCGACAAACAGGCGGCGGATCTGCACGCCACGGAGGAGAAGCTGGAGAAAACGCGTGACTCCCTGATGACCGCACAGCAGGACCTGGCCGAAGCGAAGGCGGAAGAGAAGAA ACACCGAGCGGATAAGCAAGCGGCCGAAGAGCTGATGGTCGAGCTGGGCAAGGAGTGTGAACGTTTGCGAACGGAGCGTGGGCCAGCACTGCCCACGACGTCGCCCGAATCGTTGCGGCTCGAGGAGCTGCACCAGGAGATGGACGAGTTGCGCCAGAAGAACAAAAGTCTCGAAGAGTCCAACGAGGAGCTGCAGGCCATGATGCTGACGCGCAGTATCGAGGAAGGGCGCAATCTGCTGAACGGCCCCAGCAACAGCCTTGCCCAGGAGCTGGAAGCGATGAGCCAGAATCAG GATTCCGTTGATTCGTCCACTTTAGCGTCATTAACACAG CTTCAGGTGGCGTTCCAGGAAAAGGAGGACGAAAACCGACGACTCAAGCACTACATCGACACCATGCTGCTGAACGTGGTCGAGAACTATCCCCAGCTGCTGGAAGTGAAAGCGGTGTGA
- the LOC128278812 gene encoding trypsin-1-like, with amino-acid sequence MAEGTDVEKASDVPYQASIRLLENDRHLASGAILNVRFVVTQASFIWKLRGQYPGQTLQALARIRFGQVNLQSAANDQFQAIQSYALHPEFNFTEANHDLAVLKTLGLIEFNEAVQPISLLRGPILANVAVRYTDWGSDKDFATPDDYKPKLQQMDAIALSNAECRELLGTLSNLGSILYDSRVCIYSNETASVCTGNAGGPLVMFENGQPRLVAVMNFAYGACDPAYPAGFERLWNHNRWLVETATIDYKYANFGKMCSIVRNVAAQMLANKQRAVRERKAARDFLRK; translated from the exons ATGGCCGAAGGGACGGACGTAGAGAAGGCCAGCGATGTTCCGTATCAGGCGTCGATTCGATTACTGGAGAACGATCGCCACCTGGCGAGCGGTGCCATTCTGAACGTTCGCTTCGTCGTCACGCAGGCATCATTCATCTGGAAACTCCGCGGCCAGTACCCGGGGCAAACGCTTCAGGCACTGGCACGGATACGGTTCGGACAGGTGAACCTCCAATCAGCTGCCAACGATCAATTTCAGGCGATCCAATCGTACGCCTTGCACCCGGAATTTAACTTCACCGAAGCAAACCACGATCTGGCGGTGTTGAAGACGCTCGGTTTGATAGAGTTCAACGAGGCCGTTCAACCGATTTCCCTCCTCCGGGGACCAATTCTGGCCAACGTTGCCGTCCGTTACACCGATTGGGGCTCGGATAAG GACTTTGCGACACCGGACGACTACAAACCGAAGCTTCAGCAAATGGACGCCATCGCGCTGTCGAACGCGGAGTGCCGTGAGCTGCTGGGAACGCTGAGCAATCTCGGCAGCATTCTGTATGATTCCCGCGTTTGTATCTACTCCAACGAGACGGCGAGCGTGTGCACG GGAAACGCTGGCGGACCGCTGGTGATGTTTGAGAATGGCCAACCACGGCTCGTCGCGGTGATGAACTTCGCCTACGGTGCGTGTGATCCGGCGTACCCGGCGGGCTTCGAGCGGTTGTGGAACCACAATCGGTGGCTCGTAGAaacggccacgatcgattacAAGTATGCGAACTTTGGCAAAATGTGCTCGATAGTGCGCAATGTGGCCGCACAAATGTTAGCGAATAAACAGAGAGCCGTACGCGAGAGAAAGGCGGCCAGAGACTTTCTCCGCAAGTAA
- the LOC128278810 gene encoding frizzled-2, protein MTTPRPNRRPKSFRAMAAAAAAVLLLLVSAVSGSYHSGVSPMPHVPAVPKDPNSRCEEITIPMCRGIGYNLTSFPNEMNHETQEEAGLEVHQFWPLVEIKCSPDLKFFLCSMYTPICIEDYHKPLPVCRSVCERARAGCAPIMQQYSFSWPERMACESLPVAGDGDNLCMEMPTDDEHGGGDRGGGSSGGGHSGSKPTRKSHSSGGQSSSGGSQGGQGPQGKQCKGKNSKNCQNPPGERTKECMCRCREPLVPLGREGSSSSSISTATSTTTLLHHHPGSSPASSNQSVERVGDVLNCAIPCRGAFFTQEEKDFAGIWIALWSGLCGISTLMTLTTFLIDTERFKYPERPIVFLSACYFIVSCGYLTRLFLGHDEIACDGRSIKYPAAGQSSCTLIFIMVYFFGMASSIWWVILSFTWFLAAGLKWGNEAISKHSQYFHLAAWLIPTVQTVSVLLRPAVDGDPVAGICYVGNTSVEHLKNFVLAPLFMYLVVGTTFLMAGFVSLFRIRSVIKQQGGIGAGSKADKLEKLMIRIGIFSVLYTVPATIVIGCHLYEASYFEDWMTGLTCPCKMAPGGLRQKPLYSVLMLKYFMALAVGITSGVWIWSGKTVDSWRRLWRRLFGSPDPTGAGQVLIKPRPPLPQPYATSGIGVPGSAAASLLATPYTQTVGSVASTSHHHLHHHVLKQGPLSHV, encoded by the coding sequence ATGACGACACCGAGGCCGAATCGGAGGCCGAAAAGCTTCCGGGCgatggcagcggcggcggcggcggtgctgctcctgctggttAGTGCGGTCAGTGGTAGCTACCACTCCGGCGTCAGTCCGATGCCGCACGTGCCGGCGGTGCCGAAGGATCCGAACTCGCGCTGCGAGGAGATCACGATCCCGATGTGCCGCGGGATCGGCTACAACCTGACGTCCTTCCCGAACGAGATGAACCACGAGACGCAGGAGGAGGCGGGCCTGGAGGTGCACCAGTTTTGGCCGCTGGTCGAGATCAAGTGCTCGCCGGACCTAAAGTTCTTCCTCTGCTCGATGTACACGCCGATCTGCATCGAGGACTACCACAAGCCGCTGCCCGTGTGCCGGAGCGTGTGCGagcgggcccgggccgggtgcgcCCCGATCATGCAGCAGTACAGCTTCAGCTGGCCGGAGCGGATGGCCTGCGAGAGCCTGCCGGTGGCTGGCGACGGTGACAACCTCTGCATGGAGATGCCGACCGATGACGagcacggcggtggcgatcgtggcggcggctcctcgggcggcggccactcgGGTAGCAAACCGACCCGAAAGTCACACTCGTCGGGAGGCCAAAGCAGCAGCGGGGGTAGCCAGGGGGGCCAGGGCCCGCAGGGCAAGCAGTGTAAGGGCAAGAATTCAAAAAACTGCCAAAATCCCCCAGGGGAAAGAACAAAGGAGTGcatgtgccggtgccgggagcCACTGGTGCCCCTGGGGAGggaaggcagcagcagcagcagcatcagcaccgccaccagcaccacaacGCTACTGCACCATCACCCCGGCAGCAGCCCGGCAAGCAGCAACCAAAGTGTCGAAAGGGTCGGCGACGTACTAAACTGCGCGATCCCGTGCCGGGGAGCGTTCTTCACGCAGGAGGAAAAGGACTTCGCCGGCATCTGGATCGCGCTCTGGTCCGGCCTGTGCGGCATCAGCACGCTCATGACGCTGACCACGTTCCTCATCGACACCGAGCGCTTCAAGTATCCTGAGCGGCCGATTGTCTTCCTGTCCGCTTGCTACTTTATCGTATCCTGCGGTTACCTGACCCGGCTCTTCCTTGGCCACGACGAGATTGCGTGCGACGGCCGTTCGATCAAGTACCCGGCCGCTGGCCAGAGCTCCTGCACGCTGATCTTCATCATGGTGTACTTCTTCGGCATGGCCTCGTCGATCTGGTGGGTGATCCTGTCGTTCACTTGGTTCCTGGCGGCCGGCCTCAAGTGGGGCAACGAGGCAATTTCGAAGCACTCGCAGTACTTCCACCTCGCCGCCTGGCTTATCCCGACCGTCCAAACGGTTTCGGTGCTACTACGCCCGGCCGTCGATGGtgatccggtggccgggatcTGTTACGTCGGTAACACTTCCGTCGAGCACCTGAAGAACTTTGTGCTCGCTCCGCTGTTCATGTATCTGGTCGTTGGGACCACCTTCCTGATGGCGGGCTTCGTGTCGCTGTTCCGCATCCGGTCGGTGATCAAGCAGCAGGGCGGAATCGGGGCCGGCTCGAAGGCGGACAAGCTCGAGAAGCTGATGATCCGGATCGGCATTTTCAGCGTGCTGTACACGGTGCCGGCAACGATCGTGATCGGGTGCCACCTGTACGAGGCGTCCTACTTCGAGGACTGGATGACGGGGCTCACCTGCCCGTGCAAGATGGCCCCGGGTGGGTTGCGTCAGAAGCCACTTTACTCGGTGCTGATGCTCAAGTACTTCATGGCGCTGGCCGTCGGCATCACGTCCGGCGTGTGGATTTGGTCCGGCAAAACGGTCGACTCGTGGCGTCGGCTCTGGAGAAGGTTGTTCGGTTCGCCGGACCCAACCGGTGCCGGGCAGGTGTTGATTaagccacggccaccgctTCCGCAACCGTACGCCACGTCCGGCATTGGGGTGCCGGGATCGGCCGCCGCTTCGCTCCTGGCCACACCGTACACGCAGACGGTCGGTAGCGTGGCGTCGACCAGTCACCACCATCTGCACCATCACGTCCTGAAGCAGGGACCGCTGAGCCACGTATGA
- the LOC128269277 gene encoding rab11 family-interacting protein 4B-like isoform X2 codes for MNWQRLSDKLSPLKMMTTTKKVDYLSTTPTSATTPSSTSQPDSLDLDYDMWQGQFEFVGGPAPQPSAIGKQSRTSSLEDLRLNGYIPPDQPVLIDEETFLSLHPHDFPSSGPQSGFFLDEPGEGQPQLNNNPCIGTTAQSNILNIKLLNNKTNNLISSVIIEEKNAKNNLINSNLKLINDNPELGNKYILKASHNGSSKMNDLIKTDLCDNLNEQLEILQRQVTNLADTQSNVDDRTSRTKTEYAVLQARYHMLEEQLRETELRAEERLTQEQKRHRELLARVEREAKLQNENCQIRIRTMEVEITSVREEIQRLRSQSDKQAADLHATEEKLEKTRDSLMTAQQDLAEAKAEEKKHRADKQAAEELMVELGKECERLRTERGPALPTTSPESLRLEELHQEMDELRQKNKSLEESNEELQAMMLTRSIEEGRNLLNGPSNSLAQELEAMSQNQLQVAFQEKEDENRRLKHYIDTMLLNVVENYPQLLEVKAV; via the exons ATGAATTGGCAGCGACTTAGTGATAAACTTTCACCGCTCAAAATGATGACCACCACCAAGAAGGTCGACTACCTGTCGACCACTCCGACCTCGGCCACGACACCGTCgtccaccagccagccggacaGTCTCGATCTGGACTACGACATGTGGCAGGGCCAGTTCGAGTTCGTCGGCGGCCCGGCACCGCAGCCGTCGGCCATCGGCAAACAGTCACGCACCTCTAGTCTGGAAGATTTGCGCCTAAACGGGTACATCCCGCCCGATCAGCCGGTGCTGATCGACGAGGAAACGTTCCTCAGCCTGCACCCGCACGACTTCCCGTCGTCCGGGCCGCAGTCGGGCTTTTTCCTAGACGAACCCGGCGAAGGGCAACCGCAGCTCAACAACAACCCCTGCATCGGCACCACGGCGCAGAGCAACATACTCAACATCAAGCTgctcaacaacaaaacgaacaaCCTCATCAGCTCGGTCATTATCGAGGAAAAGAACGCCAAAAATAATCTGATCAACAGCAACCTGAAGCTGATCAACGACAACCCGGAGCTGGGCAACAAGTACATCCTGAAGGCCAGCCACAACGGGAGCAGCAAAATGAACGATCTAATCAAAACAGACCTATGTGATAATCTAAACGAGCAA CTCGAAATACTACAACGGCAAGTCACCAATCTGGCGGACACGCAGAGCAATGTCGACGATCGTACGAGTAGAACCAAAACGGAATATGCTGTCCTGCAGGCCCGCTATCACATGCTGGAGGAGCAGCTGAGAGAG ACTGAACTACGGGCCGAAGAACGGCTAACGCAGGAACAGAAGCGCCACCGGGAGCTGCTGGCGCGTGTCGAGCGGGAGGCCAAGCTGCAGAATGAGAACTGCCAGATCCGGATACGAACGATGGAGGTGGAGATCACCAGCGTGCGGGAAGAGATCCAGCGATTGCGCTCCCAAAGCGACAAACAGGCGGCGGATCTGCACGCCACGGAGGAGAAGCTGGAGAAAACGCGTGACTCCCTGATGACCGCACAGCAGGACCTGGCCGAAGCGAAGGCGGAAGAGAAGAA ACACCGAGCGGATAAGCAAGCGGCCGAAGAGCTGATGGTCGAGCTGGGCAAGGAGTGTGAACGTTTGCGAACGGAGCGTGGGCCAGCACTGCCCACGACGTCGCCCGAATCGTTGCGGCTCGAGGAGCTGCACCAGGAGATGGACGAGTTGCGCCAGAAGAACAAAAGTCTCGAAGAGTCCAACGAGGAGCTGCAGGCCATGATGCTGACGCGCAGTATCGAGGAAGGGCGCAATCTGCTGAACGGCCCCAGCAACAGCCTTGCCCAGGAGCTGGAAGCGATGAGCCAGAATCAG CTTCAGGTGGCGTTCCAGGAAAAGGAGGACGAAAACCGACGACTCAAGCACTACATCGACACCATGCTGCTGAACGTGGTCGAGAACTATCCCCAGCTGCTGGAAGTGAAAGCGGTGTGA